From a single Hemitrygon akajei chromosome 28, sHemAka1.3, whole genome shotgun sequence genomic region:
- the LOC140717547 gene encoding histone H3, whose protein sequence is MARTKQTARKSTGGKAPRKQLATKAARKSAPATGGVKKPHRYRPGTVALREIRRYQKSTELLIRKLPFQRLVREIAQDFKTDLRFQSSAVMALQEASEAYLVGLFEDTNLCAIHAKRVTIMPKDIQLARRIRGERA, encoded by the coding sequence ATGGCCCGCACCAAGCAGACAGCGCGCAAATCGACTGGCGGAAAAGCTCCTCGCAAACAGTTGGCGACCAAAGCGGCGCGGAAGAGCGCTCCTGCCACCGGCGGAGTGAAGAAGCCTCATCGCTACCGGCCCGGCACCGTGGCTCTGAGGGAGATCCGGCGCTACCAGAAATCCACCGAGCTGCTTATCCGCAAACTTCCCTTCCAGCGCCTGGTCCGGGAGATCGCTCAGGACTTCAAAACCGATCTGCGTTTCCAGAGCTCGGCCGTCATGGCCCTGCAGGAGGCAAGTGAGGCTTACCTGGTCGGGCTCTTTGAGGACACTAACCTGTGCGCCATCCACGCCAAGCGAGTCACCATTATGCCCAAGGACATCCAGTTGGCCCGCCGCATCCGCGGGGAGCGCGCTTAA
- the LOC140717546 gene encoding histone H1-like codes for MTETAPAETAPPAAPAAAKKTPKKKAAVRSKPTGPTLGEQIDKIVAGCRDRKGMSCAAIMKALAGSGVDVVKRRPQIKMSIKRKVESGSLVQMKGSGLSGSFKSGKGKSAVKVVKKAKKPSAKKSATKKSPSKKLGAKKLAAKKAGGKKPAAKKAGGKKPAAKKAAAKKPAAKKATPKPKSPKKAAAPKANRKPKSKSAKPKKTAVKK; via the coding sequence ATGACTGAGACAGCACCCGCCGAAACGGCTCCTCCAGCCGCACCCGCCGCCGCAAAGAAGACTCCCAAGAAGAAGGCGGCTGTCCGGAGCAAACCAACCGGTCCCACACTGGGCGAACAGATCGATAAGATCGTGGCGGGTTGTCGCGATAGGAAGGGTATGTCCTGCGCGGCCATCATGAAGGCTCTGGCCGGCAGCGGTGTCGATGTGGTGAAACGTCGCCCCCAGATCAAGATGAGCATCAAGAGGAAAGTGGAAAGCGGCTCCTTGGTTCAGATGAAGGGCTCTGGTCTTTCGGGATCCTTTAAATCCGGTAAAGGGAAAAGTGCCGTGAAGGTGGTGAAAAAAGCGAAGAAGCCATCGGCAAAGAAATCTGCCACCAAGAAATCTCCCAGCAAGAAGCTTGGCGCCAAGAAACTAGCGGCTAAAAAAGCGGGGGGTAAGAAACCAGCGGCTAAAAAAGCGGGAGGTAAGAAACCAGCGGCTAAGAAAGCGGCAGCTAAGAAACCAGCGGCTAAGAAAGCGACGCCGAAGCCCAAGAGCCCCAAGAAAGCCGCAGCCCCGAAGGCGAACAGGAAGCCGAAGTCGAAATCCGCGAAACCCAAGAAGACAGCAGTCAAAAAGTGA
- the LOC140717612 gene encoding histone H2B 1/2-like produces MAEPAKSAPKKGAKKALPKPAGKAGKKRKRLRKESYSIYIYKVMKQVHPNTGISSKAMSIINSFVNDIFERIVGEAPRLAHYNKRSTITSREIQTAVRLLLPGELAKHAVS; encoded by the coding sequence ATGGCTGAGCCAGCGAAATCCGCTCCGAAGAAGGGCGCCAAGAAAGCTTTGCCCAAACCAGCGGGCAAGGCAGGGAAGAAACGCAAGCGGCTGAGGAAGGAGAGTTACTCCATCTACATCTACAAAGTGATGAAGCAGGTTCACCCCAACACCGGCATCTCCTCCAAGGCCATGAGCATCATAAACTCGTTCGTCAACGATATCTTTGAGCGAATCGTGGGCGAGGCTCCCCGCTTGGCCCACTACAACAAGCGGTCCACCATCACTTCCCGGGAGATCCAGACCGCCGTGCGCCTGCTGCTGCCCGGAGAGCTGGCCAAACACGCCGTGTCATAA
- the LOC140717857 gene encoding histone H4 — protein MSGRGKGGKGLGKGGAKRHRKVLRDNIQGITKPAIRRLARRGGVKRISGLIYEETRGVLKVFLENVIRDAVTYTEHAKRKTVTAMDVVYALKRQGRTLYGFGG, from the coding sequence ATGtctggcagagggaaaggaggcaaAGGACTGGGCAAAGGCGGAGCCAAGCGGCACCGTAAAGTGCTCCGTGAtaacatccagggcatcaccaAACCGGCCATCCGCCGTCTGGCTCGCCGTGGCGGCGTCAAGCGGATTTCGGGTCTGATCTACGAGGAGACCCGCGGGGTGCTGAAGGTTTTCCTGGAGAATGTGATCCGGGATGCGGTCACCTACACTGAACACGCCAAGCGCAAGACGGTCACTGCCATGGATGTGGTGTACGCTCTGAAACGCCAGGGCCGCACTCTCTATGGCTTCGGCGGCTGA